One part of the Peromyscus eremicus chromosome 18, PerEre_H2_v1, whole genome shotgun sequence genome encodes these proteins:
- the LOC131895073 gene encoding olfactory receptor 6C3-like, with the protein MNHTEITEFVLLGLSDDPDLQIVIFLFLLITYILSVTGNLTIIVLTFVDSHLQTPMYFFLRNFAFLEVSFTSVCIPRFLGSIVTWNKTISYNNCAAQIFFIIFMGLCEFYILTAMSYDRYVAICKPLHYTTIMSRRLCTLFVLFTWLGGFLTVFPPVMLLLQQDYCASNVIDHFACDFFPLLQLSCSDTWLLEVIGFYFALVNLLFTLALVILSYMYIIRTILRFPSTSQRKKAFSTCSSHIIVISLSYGSCIFMYANPSAKEKASLAKGVAILNTSVVPMLNPFIYTLRNQQVKQAFKGVVHKLVFSVSK; encoded by the coding sequence ATGAATCACACAGAGATTACAGAATTCGTTCTCTTAGGCCTTTCTGATGATCCTGACCTCCAGATTGtgattttcctctttttattaatCACGTATATATTAAGTGTCACTGGAAACCTGACTATCATCGTTTTGACCTTTGTAGATTCCCATCTGCAAACACCAATGTATTTCTTCCTCCGGAATTTTGCTTTCTTGGAAGTCTCATTTACAAGTGTATGCATCCCTAGATTTCTGGGGTCTATTGTCACCTGGAACAAGACAATTTCCTATAACAACTGTGCTGCTCAAATCTTTTTCATTATCTTCATGGGGTTGTGTGAATTTTACATTCTCACTGCCATGTCCTACGACCGCTATGTTGCCATCTGCAAGCCCCTTCACTACACGACCATCATGAGCAGGAGACTCTGCACCCTGTTTGTGCTGTTCACCTGGCTGGGTGGGTTTCTGACTGTTTTCCCACCTGTTATGCTCTTGCTCCAGCAGGattactgtgcttccaacgtcaTTGATCACTTCGCATGtgacttttttccccttttacaACTGTCTTGCTCAGATACTTGGCTCCTAGAAGTGATTGGTTTCTACTTTGCTCTGGTCAATCTGCTGTTCACCTTGGCGTTGGTGATTTTATCTTACATGTACATTATCAGGACTATTTTAAGATTTCCATCTACCAGCCAGAGGAAAAAGGCCTTCTCCACCTGTTCCTCTCACATAATTGTCATCTCCCTCTCTTATGGAAGCTGCATTTTCATGTACGCCAATCCCTCTGCAAAAGAAAAGGCGTCATTGGCCAAAGGAGTGGCAATTCTCAATACCTCTGTTGTCCCCATGTTAAACCCCTTCATTTATACCCTAAGGAACCAGCAAGTAAAGCAAGCATTCAAAGGTGTAGTACACAAATTAGTGTTTTCTGTaagcaaatga
- the LOC131894941 gene encoding olfactory receptor 6C70-like, producing MKNHTGQIEFILLGLTDNSQLQIVIFLSLLLNYLLSMLGNLTIIALTLLDPHLKTPMYFFLRNFSLLEILFTTTCIPRFLISIATKKKTISYNACVCQLFFYIFLGATEFFFLATMSYDRYIAICKPLHYTSIMSSKVCHQLVLGSWVTGFLVIFPPLIIGLDLDFCASNVIDHFLCDVSPVLQLSCTDTHLLELIAFIFALMTLIVTLVVVILSYAHIVKTIIKFPSAQQKKKAFSTCSSHMIVVSLTYGSCIFIYIKPSANERVALSKGIAVLNTSVAPLLNPFIYTLRNKQVKQAFGAVLRRILSASER from the coding sequence atgaagaacCATACAGGACAGATAGAGTTTATCCTTCTTGGACTGACAGATAATTCTCAGTTACAGATTGTAATTTTTTTATCTCTTTTACTAAATTACTTGCTGAGTATGCTAGGGAACTTAACCATCATTGCCCTCACTCTACTAGATCCTCACCTCAAGACACCAATGTATTTTTTCCTCCGTAATTTCTCTTTATTGGAAATTTTATTCACAACTACCTGCATTCCCAGATTCTTAATCAGCATTGCGACCAAGAAAAAGACAATTTCCTATAatgcctgtgtatgtcaattgttCTTTTACATATTCTTGGGGGCCACAGAGTTTTTCTTCTTGGCTACCATGTCTTATGACCGCTATATTGCCATCTGCAAGCCCTTGCACTATACATCCATCATGAGCAGCAAAGTTTGCCATCAGCTTGTCCTGGGTTCTTGGGTAACTGGATTCTTAGTGATTTTCCCGCCACTGATTATTGGCCTTGACTTAGATTTCTGTGCTTCAAATGTCATTGACCATTTCCTTTGTGATGTTTCTCCTGTCCTACAACTTTCTTGCACAGATACACATTTACTAGAACTAATTGCCTTCATCTTCGCTCTTATGACACTCATTGTCACATTAGTAGTAGTAATCCTTTCTTACGCTCACATTGTCAAGACGATTATCAAATTCCCTTCGGctcagcaaaagaaaaaggcctttTCCACTTGCTCTTCTCACATGATTGTTGTTTCCCTCACTTATGGGAGTTGCATATTTATCTACATAAAGCCATCAGCAAATGAAAGAGTTGCTTTGAGCAAAGGAATAGCTGTGCTCAACACTTCAGTGGCCCCTTTGTTAAACCCATTCATTTATACACTAAGGAATAAGCAGGTTAAACAAGCCTTTGGAGCAGTACTTAGAAGAATACTTTCTGCTTCAGAAAGATAA
- the LOC131895184 gene encoding olfactory receptor 6C76-like, with the protein MRNRTSVTYFILLGLTDDPELQVVIFFFLFLTYVLSITGNLTIIILTLLDSHLKTPMYFFLRNLSFLEISFTSACNPRFLVSILTGDKSISYNACVAQLFFFIYFGSTEFFLLASMSYDHYTTIISKKICYQLIISSWLACFLVIFPPLAMGLELEFCDSNIIDHFTCDSAPLLQIFCTDTSTLELMSFISALIMLMTTLMLIIVSYIYILRTILKFPSSKQRKKAFSTCSSHMIVISISYGSCIFMYMKTSAKAGVALTKGVAMLNTSVAPMLNPFIYSLRNQQVKQAFKDLVRKVFASKTLM; encoded by the coding sequence ATGAGAAACAGAACATCAGTGACATACTTCATCCTCCTGGGTCTGACAGATGATCCTGAGCTTCAggttgtgattttcttttttctgtttctcacaTATGTGCTGAGCATTACTGGAAATTTAACCATCATCATACTCACTCTGCTGGATTCCCACCTGAAGACCCCCATGTATTTCTTCCTCAGGAATTTATCTTTCTTGGAAATTTCATTTACTTCTGCCTGTAACCCTAGGTTTTTGGTCAGCATTCTAACTGGAGACAAATCAATCTCCTATAATGCTTGTGTTGCTCaactatttttcttcatttattttggctcaacAGAGTTTTTCCTTCTGGCATCCATGTCCTATGATCACTATACAACCATCATCAGTAAAAAGATCTGCTACCAGCTCATCATCAGCTCCTGGCTGGCTTGTTTCTTGGTAATTTTTCCACCATTGGCCATGGGCTTAGAGCTAGAGTTCTGTGACTCCAACATTATTGACCACTTCACATGTGACTCTGCTCCTTTGCTCCAAATCTTCTGCACAGACACAAGCACTCTGGAGCTCATGAGCTTTATATCAGCTTTGATCATGCTTATGACTACGCTGATGCTGATAATTGTCTCTTACATTTACATACTCAGAACTATTCTGAAATTTCCTTCaagcaaacaaaggaaaaaggccttcTCAACCTGCTCCTCACACATGATTGTTATCTCCATATCCTATGGAAGCTGCATCTTCATGTATATGAAAACATCTGCCAAGGCTGGGGTTGCCTTGACAAAGGGGGTGGCTATGCTCAACACCTCTGTTGCTCCCATGCTGAATCCTTTTATCTACTCATTAAGGAACCAGCAGGTGAAACAAGCCTTTAAGGATCTTGTGAGAAAGGTATTTGCCTCAAAAACGCTGATGTGA